The Peptococcaceae bacterium 1198_IL3148 nucleotide sequence TATCTTCGATGGCCTTCTCTAAAGCATCTGCCACAGCCTGGCATCCTGATGAGTGACAGCCAGTACCGCCACAAACCAATACGTGATATTTGTACTCGTCAGCAGGAGCTCCACCTAAACGGGCCGCTAAGGCCTCTTTAGCTGTTATTCTTAATTGTTCTAATTCTTGAAATGTCATTTATTCGTCACCTCCCCTTGAGGTATTTTATTCATATTTCGCTAAAACTTCGGCGACTTTGTCTGGAGTCATCCGAGGATGAACTTCGCCATCAATAGTCATAACTGGTGCAATACCACAAGCACCCAGACAGCGTACCACATCAAAACTGAAACGACGATCTTCGGTAGTATCACCGGGTTTAATCTTTAATTGTTTTTCCAACTCAGCTTGTATTTCTGGTGCTCCTTTAACGTAACAGGCGGTACCAAGGCATAAATTGATGCTGTGCCGTCCCCTTGGTCTTAGTGAGAAAGCAGCATAAAAAGTTGCTACGCCATAAACGTCGGTCAATGGAACACACAATTCTTCGGCAACTTTGATCATCAAATCTTTAGGTAGATAACCCAATGCCTCTTGGATACCTGCCATAACAACAATTAGATCGTTAGGGTTGCCGCGATGTTGAGAAATTAGTGACTCAATTTTTTTGTCAACCTCTGGTTGGCAATTGCAGTTACATCCTGCTCCCATTGAGTTGGATCCTCCTTTCGTGCTTCCTCTAAGAGAAATTTAATAACATTAATGTGCGCTAAGATTGTGATCGGTTGATTGACTAATTTTAATACATCACCACCTTTAATAAGGTTTTTATAACAACCCACTCCATTTTGCTAGGT carries:
- the nuoE gene encoding NADH-quinone oxidoreductase subunit NuoE, translated to MGAGCNCNCQPEVDKKIESLISQHRGNPNDLIVVMAGIQEALGYLPKDLMIKVAEELCVPLTDVYGVATFYAAFSLRPRGRHSINLCLGTACYVKGAPEIQAELEKQLKIKPGDTTEDRRFSFDVVRCLGACGIAPVMTIDGEVHPRMTPDKVAEVLAKYE